One window of Aliarcobacter lanthieri genomic DNA carries:
- a CDS encoding YfhL family 4Fe-4S dicluster ferredoxin encodes MALIIMDECIACDACREECPNYAIEEGDPIYMIDPDRCTECVGHYEEPQCVEVCPVDCIILDPDNEETLEELKFKYDQLMEEEN; translated from the coding sequence ATGGCTTTAATAATTATGGATGAATGTATTGCATGTGACGCCTGTAGAGAAGAGTGTCCAAACTATGCTATTGAAGAGGGGGATCCAATTTATATGATAGATCCTGATCGATGTACAGAGTGTGTTGGACATTATGAAGAACCACAATGTGTTGAGGTTTGTCCTGTTGACTGTATTATCTTGGATCCTGATAATGAAGAGACATTAGAAGAGTTAAAATTTAAGTATGATCAACTAATGGAAGAAGAAAACTAA
- a CDS encoding inositol monophosphatase family protein translates to MNKDLFIQSVLKANKEILDYIEQNLSKEDFEYTNINGFGGDNSLKIDLIFENIFIKHLNIFGNIFSEECGFINNNSEFTIVIDPLDGSNNFYSNLPYFGTSVALKKGEAVVAGFVANLSIKTVVFRAFENEIKYFCLQNMKEKEIFKNDKSKISIFERAYEYPDICKALNKQNIKFRSLGATALSLANSMDYNFVLFKGKVRDFDVLAGLYICKDLNIYQDNMTIFITKDKDKFNFFKEIINHF, encoded by the coding sequence TTGAATAAAGATTTATTTATACAATCTGTATTAAAGGCTAATAAAGAGATTTTGGATTATATAGAACAAAATTTGAGTAAAGAAGATTTTGAATATACAAATATAAATGGTTTTGGTGGAGATAATTCATTAAAAATAGATTTGATTTTTGAAAATATCTTTATAAAACATCTAAATATTTTTGGGAATATTTTTAGTGAAGAGTGTGGTTTTATAAATAATAATAGTGAATTCACAATAGTTATTGATCCTCTTGATGGAAGTAATAATTTTTATTCAAATTTACCATATTTTGGAACTTCTGTTGCTTTAAAAAAAGGAGAAGCTGTTGTAGCAGGATTTGTAGCAAACCTGTCTATAAAAACAGTTGTTTTTAGAGCATTTGAAAATGAAATAAAATATTTTTGTCTTCAAAATATGAAAGAAAAAGAAATATTTAAAAATGATAAAAGTAAAATATCTATTTTTGAAAGAGCATATGAGTATCCAGATATTTGTAAGGCTTTAAATAAGCAAAATATTAAATTTAGGAGTTTAGGTGCAACAGCATTAAGTCTTGCAAATTCAATGGACTATAATTTTGTATTATTTAAAGGTAAAGTTCGAGATTTTGATGTTCTAGCAGGGCTTTATATATGTAAAGATTTAAATATTTATCAAGATAATATGACAATATTTATTACAAAAGATAAAGATAAATTTAATTTTTTTAAAGAAATTATTAATCATTTTTAG